GCAGCTCGCGCGGACCGCCAGCCAGCGCCGCGCCACGGAAGGAACGCGCCATGACCGACCGCCACCACGCCGAAATCCGCCGCCGCCTCGAAGCCGAACTGACCCACCTGCGCCGCCAGCTGCTGGTGGAGGGCGGCGTGGAAGCCTGCGCCGACGAAAACGAATTCGCCTCGCGCGTCAGCGAACTGACCCTCAGCATGACCCTTCTGGACCGCGCCGGGCGGCGCATCCGCGAAATCGAAGGCGTGCTGCGCGCCATGGACAGCCGCGACTACGGCGTGTGCGACGCCTGCGGCGACGACATTCCCCTGCCCCGCCTGCTGGCCCGCCCCACCACCCGGCTGTGCGTGCACTGCCAGATGGAGCAGGAGACGCAGACGGGCCGCCCCTTGCCCGCCACGGCCCGCGCCGGGGCCTGCTAGACCCCGCGCCGGGCCGACGCTCCCTGTCCCTTTCCGCCCATCGTCGTCGCGGGGTGCGCCCCGCGCACCTGCGCCGTG
Above is a window of Nitratidesulfovibrio sp. SRB-5 DNA encoding:
- a CDS encoding TraR/DksA family transcriptional regulator, giving the protein MTDRHHAEIRRRLEAELTHLRRQLLVEGGVEACADENEFASRVSELTLSMTLLDRAGRRIREIEGVLRAMDSRDYGVCDACGDDIPLPRLLARPTTRLCVHCQMEQETQTGRPLPATARAGAC